Proteins from one Salaquimonas pukyongi genomic window:
- a CDS encoding phosphatase PAP2 family protein, producing the protein MSGVQSIWRHGFDAGRLAAERRFAWFVLLAVSVAGLLAALAFLGRPQLDIVLTQALYNDGRFDLRGSDLWSTLRRITMTGYGLFYALVTAGIIGALYHRERFWRLLPVQWLYLLLTSLIGPLLVTNIILKDHVGRPRPRTVSEFGGEFDFKPLFESGGECVDNCSFVSGEVSSMVMVVASLMFILPKWRKLFAALLLPAWFFASYMRVGQGGHFPSDTVFAGIFMIAIAAILYRYIVLADGGRGSATRN; encoded by the coding sequence ATGAGCGGCGTGCAATCCATCTGGCGGCATGGGTTTGACGCAGGCCGGCTAGCCGCAGAGCGGCGGTTCGCCTGGTTTGTCTTGCTGGCAGTCTCTGTTGCCGGCCTGTTGGCGGCGCTGGCGTTTTTGGGCCGGCCGCAGCTCGACATTGTGCTGACGCAGGCACTTTACAACGATGGCAGATTTGATTTGCGCGGCAGTGATCTGTGGTCAACCCTGCGGCGTATCACCATGACCGGCTATGGCCTGTTTTATGCGCTGGTCACCGCCGGGATCATCGGCGCGCTCTACCACCGCGAACGGTTCTGGAGACTCTTGCCGGTGCAGTGGCTTTATCTGCTGCTTACCTCGCTGATCGGTCCGCTGCTGGTAACCAACATCATCCTGAAGGATCATGTGGGCCGGCCCAGACCGCGCACGGTGAGCGAATTTGGCGGCGAATTCGATTTCAAGCCGCTGTTCGAAAGTGGCGGGGAATGTGTGGACAATTGCTCCTTCGTCAGCGGCGAGGTCTCCTCCATGGTGATGGTGGTGGCGTCGCTGATGTTCATCTTGCCGAAATGGCGCAAGCTGTTTGCCGCATTGCTGCTTCCGGCCTGGTTTTTTGCATCCTATATGCGGGTCGGGCAGGGCGGGCACTTTCCCTCCGACACGGTGTTTGCCGGGATTTTCATGATCGCCATTGCGGCCATCCTCTACCGCTACATCGTGCTTGCGGACGGCGGCAGGGGTTCTGCCACTAGGAACTGA